The Methylacidimicrobium sp. B4 genome contains a region encoding:
- the feoB gene encoding ferrous iron transport protein B → MKPAPGAREPARLAEPTNIALVGNPNSGKSTIFNALTGLRQKVANYPGVTIEKKIGFFFDLHGRKCQLIDLPGTYSLLPSAPDEEITCEVLFGARPDTPVPDAVICVIDATHLERSLYLVAQVLDLGLPAVVALNMMDLLEEGGDRLDVAALSARLGCPVVPCQASRRRGLIELRAALSRQIAPSRSICRRFPEAVEESLSRITLDFPAEKAERRALCALVLGAPDPQRLAELLAVTHLLPSLREEQQRLERQLPDWRQQTIATRQREIRALTAGVFQKSPVMAKSVADWLDRWVTHPFWGWLIFLGIMATMFLAVFQMGAGPKDAINSLFLALAAKIEKLLPAGDLRDLLANGVIGGAGNVIVFLPQILVLFFFLGLLEESGYMARAAFLMDKVMSRVGLQGRAFIPLLASHACAIPGILSARTLSDPRDRMVTILVAPFASCSARLPVYVLMIAAFFGGRRGAGVAEAGIVMVLYLLGLAAAFGFAWLFKKSLFRSRPTPLVLELPPYRRPSLRTIAAQMLSRAGAFLRRAGTTIVAISVILWWLTAYPKRSDGDRSAQLAGSFAGQIGHCIEPAIRPLGFNWKIGIGLISAQAARENFVSTMGVLYAGQSDGEGKARPVTLSQALLADRWPDGRPVFTQLVCVTILLFFVFSLQCLSTVVAVRRETGSWRWAFFQFGYMTLFAYVVCLAVYQAGRAIGL, encoded by the coding sequence ATGAAGCCCGCACCCGGAGCTAGAGAGCCTGCTCGGCTCGCCGAGCCGACGAACATAGCGCTGGTGGGAAACCCGAACAGCGGCAAGTCGACAATCTTTAATGCACTGACCGGGCTGAGGCAGAAGGTCGCCAATTATCCCGGCGTGACGATCGAGAAGAAGATCGGGTTTTTCTTCGACCTCCACGGCCGGAAGTGCCAGCTGATCGATCTTCCGGGCACCTATTCGCTGCTGCCGAGCGCTCCGGATGAAGAGATCACCTGCGAAGTTCTCTTCGGAGCGCGGCCCGACACCCCTGTGCCGGACGCGGTGATCTGTGTCATCGACGCGACGCATCTGGAGAGGAGCCTCTACCTGGTCGCGCAGGTCCTCGACTTGGGTCTTCCTGCGGTCGTCGCGCTCAACATGATGGATCTGCTCGAGGAAGGGGGGGATCGCCTCGATGTTGCCGCTCTCTCGGCAAGGTTGGGGTGCCCGGTGGTTCCGTGCCAGGCATCGAGGCGAAGAGGCTTGATCGAGCTTCGCGCCGCCCTCTCGCGCCAGATCGCTCCGAGCCGTTCCATCTGCCGGCGGTTTCCGGAGGCGGTCGAGGAGTCTCTCTCGCGCATTACTCTCGACTTTCCGGCGGAGAAGGCGGAGCGGAGGGCGCTCTGCGCGCTGGTCCTGGGTGCCCCAGATCCCCAGCGGCTGGCCGAGCTCCTGGCCGTTACCCATCTCCTGCCTTCGTTGCGAGAGGAACAGCAAAGGCTGGAACGGCAGCTGCCGGATTGGCGCCAGCAAACCATCGCGACGCGGCAACGGGAGATCCGCGCGCTCACCGCGGGCGTCTTCCAAAAATCGCCGGTGATGGCCAAGAGCGTCGCCGACTGGCTCGATCGCTGGGTGACCCATCCTTTCTGGGGCTGGCTCATCTTCCTCGGGATCATGGCAACCATGTTCCTCGCCGTCTTTCAGATGGGTGCGGGCCCGAAGGATGCCATCAACAGCCTCTTCTTGGCCTTGGCCGCGAAAATCGAGAAGCTCTTGCCGGCCGGAGATCTGCGCGACTTGCTGGCCAATGGGGTCATTGGCGGAGCCGGAAACGTCATCGTGTTTCTCCCGCAAATCCTCGTCCTCTTCTTTTTCCTGGGCCTGCTGGAAGAGAGCGGCTACATGGCGCGCGCCGCCTTTCTCATGGACAAGGTGATGAGCCGGGTCGGGCTACAAGGCAGAGCGTTCATCCCGCTGCTCGCGAGCCATGCGTGCGCGATTCCCGGCATTCTGTCTGCCCGAACGCTCTCCGATCCTCGGGATCGGATGGTCACCATCCTGGTCGCTCCCTTTGCCAGTTGCTCCGCGCGGCTTCCTGTCTATGTGCTGATGATCGCCGCGTTCTTTGGAGGGCGCCGAGGCGCCGGAGTCGCCGAGGCGGGCATCGTGATGGTGCTCTATCTCCTGGGATTGGCGGCCGCTTTCGGGTTCGCCTGGCTTTTCAAGAAGAGCCTCTTCCGGAGCCGACCGACCCCTCTGGTCCTGGAGCTGCCTCCCTATCGCCGGCCTTCGCTCCGAACGATCGCGGCGCAGATGCTCTCCCGAGCGGGCGCCTTTCTCCGCCGGGCGGGGACCACGATCGTCGCCATCTCGGTGATCCTTTGGTGGCTGACCGCCTATCCCAAACGCTCGGACGGAGACCGATCGGCGCAGCTCGCGGGGAGCTTCGCCGGGCAGATCGGCCATTGCATCGAACCGGCCATTCGGCCTCTGGGGTTCAACTGGAAGATCGGCATCGGATTGATCAGCGCACAGGCTGCCCGGGAGAACTTTGTCAGCACGATGGGAGTTCTCTACGCGGGCCAATCGGATGGGGAGGGCAAGGCCCGGCCGGTGACGCTCTCGCAGGCGTTGCTGGCCGATCGTTGGCCGGATGGACGCCCCGTTTTCACGCAGCTGGTCTGCGTGACGATTCTGCTCTTCTTCGTCTTTTCCCTTCAGTGCCTCAGCACCGTGGTGGCCGTCCGCCGGGAGACCGGTTCCTGGAGGTGGGCATTTTTTCAATTTGGCTATATGACCCTCTTTGCTTATGTTGTATGTCTGGCCGTTTATCAGGCGGGCCGGGCAATCGGCCTCTAG
- the rpsA gene encoding 30S ribosomal protein S1, protein MEHGVLASLPVYAEGSLVKGRVVEKSPKTVLIDIGYKSEGIVPLEEFEDPAAVQVGDEVEVLLEQLEDEDGNVVLSKQKAAQKQNWDKVVKIFQAGGTVDGKVRGIVKGGLMLNVGVEAFLPSSQIDITPPRNLRDFDGQTLTCKIVKLNEERRNVVLSRRELVEAERAEKRARFLETVEKGQVVKGTVKNLTDFGAFIDLDGIDGLLHITDMSWRRLSHPSELLSVGQEIEVMVIDVDREKERISLGLKQKSENPWEKIAEKFPIQSKIQGKVTNLTAYGAFVELEPGIEGLVHVSEMSWTKRITRPAELLSVGQEVEVVVLDVNREEQKISLSLRALETNPWEKIADQYPVGSTVKGTVRTFTAYGIFVELQEGIDGFVHVNDLSWTRKINHPSEVYKKGDPVEAKVLEIDWPNQKILLGVKQLSEDPWKSLASRYKVGEVVTGKVSKIASFGAFVQLDGEIDGLVHISQISNDRIAKVKDVLKVGQEVQARIIKIEQEERRIGLSIKALAYSDEQLEKERERMDLSRSGEELGSMEDAFSRAEEDYRPGDSRRS, encoded by the coding sequence ATGGAGCACGGAGTATTGGCATCTCTTCCGGTATATGCGGAAGGAAGTCTGGTAAAGGGTCGGGTCGTCGAAAAGAGCCCAAAGACGGTTTTGATCGATATCGGCTACAAGTCGGAAGGAATCGTCCCGCTGGAAGAGTTCGAAGACCCGGCGGCGGTTCAGGTCGGTGACGAGGTGGAGGTGCTTCTCGAGCAGCTCGAGGACGAGGACGGGAACGTCGTTCTTTCCAAGCAGAAGGCCGCTCAGAAGCAGAATTGGGACAAGGTCGTCAAGATCTTCCAGGCTGGCGGCACGGTCGACGGGAAGGTTCGTGGAATCGTCAAAGGCGGGCTGATGCTCAACGTCGGGGTGGAAGCCTTTCTCCCTTCCTCCCAGATCGATATCACCCCTCCCAGGAACCTGCGCGACTTCGACGGGCAGACCTTGACGTGCAAGATTGTCAAGCTGAACGAAGAACGGCGCAATGTCGTCCTTTCCCGCCGGGAGCTGGTGGAAGCGGAAAGGGCGGAAAAGCGCGCCCGATTTCTTGAAACGGTGGAAAAGGGCCAAGTGGTCAAGGGAACCGTCAAGAACCTCACCGATTTCGGGGCGTTCATCGACCTGGACGGGATCGACGGCCTTCTGCACATCACCGACATGAGCTGGCGACGTCTCTCCCACCCCTCGGAGCTCTTGTCCGTGGGGCAGGAGATCGAGGTGATGGTCATCGATGTCGACCGGGAAAAGGAAAGAATCTCCTTGGGTCTCAAGCAGAAGTCCGAAAATCCCTGGGAGAAGATCGCCGAGAAGTTCCCGATCCAATCGAAGATCCAGGGGAAGGTGACGAACTTGACGGCCTACGGCGCGTTCGTCGAGCTTGAGCCCGGGATCGAGGGACTGGTCCACGTCTCGGAGATGTCCTGGACGAAACGGATTACCCGCCCGGCCGAGCTTCTTTCCGTCGGGCAGGAAGTCGAGGTCGTCGTCCTGGACGTCAATCGGGAGGAGCAGAAGATTTCCTTGAGCCTGCGGGCCTTGGAGACCAATCCCTGGGAGAAGATTGCCGATCAATATCCGGTCGGATCGACGGTGAAGGGGACCGTTCGCACCTTCACGGCGTACGGGATCTTCGTCGAGCTCCAGGAAGGAATCGACGGATTCGTCCATGTCAATGACCTCTCCTGGACGCGAAAGATCAATCACCCTTCCGAGGTCTACAAGAAGGGGGATCCGGTCGAGGCGAAGGTGCTGGAGATCGACTGGCCGAATCAAAAGATCCTTCTCGGGGTCAAGCAGCTCTCCGAAGATCCCTGGAAGAGCCTCGCCTCCCGATACAAGGTCGGGGAGGTCGTCACCGGAAAGGTGAGCAAGATCGCCAGCTTTGGCGCTTTCGTCCAATTGGATGGCGAGATCGACGGCCTGGTTCACATTTCGCAGATCAGCAACGACCGGATCGCCAAGGTGAAGGATGTCCTGAAGGTGGGGCAGGAGGTCCAGGCCCGCATCATCAAGATCGAGCAGGAGGAAAGGCGGATCGGTCTTTCCATCAAGGCGCTGGCCTATTCGGATGAGCAGCTCGAGAAGGAGCGGGAGAGAATGGATCTTTCTCGTTCTGGTGAGGAGCTCGGTTCGATGGAGGATGCTTTCTCGCGCGCCGAGGAGGACTATCGCCCCGGCGATTCCCGGCGAAGCTGA
- a CDS encoding cytochrome c oxidase subunit II, which translates to METLAQRLEKGYIWLSVIVLVSFIAAIAYSSVVLAIVVPGNDGQIVPKKGETLFAAVARTKPFDQPGVRQTGPNRYDVVLLGQAWMFNPGAIELPVGAEVTFWGTSIDIDHGLYIPGTTVNLMLLPGQIGKQQYRFSRPGEYRMICHEYCGMLHHQMTGTLTVK; encoded by the coding sequence ATGGAGACGCTCGCCCAGAGGCTGGAAAAAGGATACATCTGGCTGTCAGTCATCGTGCTCGTCTCGTTCATTGCAGCCATCGCCTATTCCTCGGTGGTCCTGGCGATCGTGGTGCCGGGCAATGATGGGCAGATCGTCCCCAAGAAGGGGGAGACGCTCTTTGCCGCCGTCGCCCGGACCAAGCCGTTCGACCAGCCAGGCGTGCGCCAGACGGGGCCCAACCGCTACGACGTGGTGCTGCTGGGGCAGGCCTGGATGTTCAATCCGGGTGCGATCGAGCTGCCGGTCGGCGCGGAGGTCACCTTTTGGGGAACCTCGATCGATATCGACCATGGCCTCTACATCCCCGGGACGACCGTCAACCTCATGCTCCTGCCCGGCCAGATCGGGAAGCAGCAGTACCGATTCTCCCGCCCGGGGGAGTATCGAATGATCTGCCATGAGTATTGCGGAATGCTCCACCACCAGATGACTGGGACGCTCACAGTCAAGTAA
- a CDS encoding cbb3-type cytochrome c oxidase subunit I: MPLTEARVTIVEDPSGYTLPESHRRYLLWSILFGFAALAVGVFQGFVQGLNYGGINIFSNLPGMRTYYQGLTLHAVLNVFVFPFAAANSWLALTVARSLGRHLNGFLLALSFWLLVAGSVLGGYSILAGKASVLYTFYPPLRAEWTFYAGAVLLVLSTWVISAAQLLALSAWKKEHRGERIPLLAFVSIATYVMWDIASMGVAIEVLGLLLPWSLNLLPGSDPLLSRALFWFTGHQIVYYWLLPLYVSWYTMIPRQVGGKLFSDTLARIAFILFIVLMPVGFHHQYVDPGISGYFKWSAGILTFAIFFPSLLTAFSVMYALEIGGRARGGKGMLGWLWHLPWGDPSVSAQVLAMITFLPGGITGLMNASVDMNRMIHNTTFVPGHFHMTVGSAVALSYFGLAYWLIPYLTGRELWGRKLAIGQSWLYFVGVLIFARGEISGGLLGMPRRTAISLINYAPLPGWKLAGALTAIGGTLMFVAAALFFVVLGMTLLTGRKTRSVIDLPFTSTVQGAAPMGNQLILDKISYWVFLSLVLVALVYGPFLLTHFPPTLSAPPFMGY, encoded by the coding sequence ATGCCCCTGACCGAGGCCAGAGTAACGATTGTGGAGGACCCTTCGGGATACACCCTGCCGGAGAGTCATCGGCGGTACCTCCTGTGGAGCATCCTCTTCGGTTTCGCGGCACTCGCGGTGGGCGTCTTCCAGGGTTTCGTCCAGGGACTCAATTACGGGGGGATCAACATCTTCAGCAACCTTCCCGGGATGCGTACCTACTATCAAGGGCTCACCCTTCACGCGGTGCTCAACGTCTTTGTCTTCCCCTTCGCGGCGGCAAACAGCTGGCTCGCTCTGACGGTCGCCCGCAGCTTGGGAAGGCACCTGAACGGCTTCTTGCTGGCGCTCTCCTTCTGGCTGCTTGTGGCGGGCAGCGTCCTGGGTGGGTACTCGATCCTCGCCGGGAAGGCGAGCGTGCTCTACACCTTCTATCCTCCGCTTCGGGCAGAGTGGACCTTCTACGCTGGGGCGGTGCTGCTCGTCTTGAGCACCTGGGTGATCTCGGCCGCGCAGCTTCTGGCTCTTTCGGCGTGGAAGAAGGAGCACCGGGGAGAGCGGATTCCCCTGCTGGCCTTCGTCTCGATTGCCACCTACGTGATGTGGGACATCGCCTCCATGGGGGTCGCAATCGAGGTGCTCGGCCTCCTCCTCCCGTGGTCCCTCAACCTTCTTCCGGGATCCGACCCGCTGTTGAGCCGCGCCCTCTTCTGGTTCACCGGCCACCAGATCGTCTACTACTGGCTCCTCCCGCTCTACGTTTCCTGGTACACGATGATCCCCCGGCAAGTCGGCGGGAAGCTCTTCAGCGACACGCTTGCGCGGATCGCGTTCATTCTGTTTATCGTGCTGATGCCGGTCGGCTTCCATCACCAGTATGTCGATCCCGGCATCTCCGGATATTTCAAATGGAGTGCCGGTATTCTCACCTTCGCGATCTTTTTTCCCAGCCTGCTGACGGCTTTCTCGGTAATGTACGCCTTGGAGATCGGCGGGCGGGCGCGAGGGGGGAAAGGGATGCTCGGCTGGCTCTGGCACCTGCCGTGGGGAGATCCGTCGGTGAGTGCCCAGGTGCTTGCGATGATCACCTTCCTGCCGGGCGGGATCACCGGGCTCATGAATGCGAGCGTGGACATGAACCGGATGATCCACAATACGACCTTCGTTCCTGGCCATTTCCACATGACCGTCGGGAGTGCCGTCGCCCTCTCCTATTTCGGGCTCGCCTACTGGCTCATCCCCTACCTGACCGGTCGGGAGCTCTGGGGCAGGAAGCTGGCTATCGGGCAATCCTGGCTCTATTTCGTCGGAGTGCTGATCTTTGCGCGAGGAGAAATTTCAGGGGGGTTGCTGGGAATGCCCCGGCGGACGGCGATCTCGCTGATCAACTACGCCCCCTTGCCCGGATGGAAGCTCGCGGGGGCCTTGACGGCGATCGGCGGCACCCTGATGTTCGTGGCCGCCGCTCTCTTCTTCGTTGTTCTGGGGATGACCCTGCTGACCGGCCGGAAGACTCGCTCGGTGATCGATCTGCCGTTCACCTCGACCGTGCAAGGCGCCGCCCCCATGGGAAATCAGCTCATCCTCGACAAGATCTCCTATTGGGTGTTTCTCTCGCTGGTCCTGGTAGCGCTCGTCTACGGGCCGTTCCTCCTGACCCATTTCCCCCCCACGCTCAGCGCTCCCCCCTTTATGGGGTATTGA
- a CDS encoding sorbosone dehydrogenase family protein codes for MIRIPSRPLHWLFTAAVCLSIPVALPARATEIFTEAFTPTPISINLADLPKPFSTPSASYEPPVVPPPAQPSLRLPAGFQVSVFARDLEEPRWLALTPEGGILVTESAAGRIRLLEGLREDGSAERGSVFATPENGLNLPFGMAFAQGRFFVANTDAILAFSYQRGQRRLGGRGERIAPLPGGGHWTRALALSPDERRLYVSIGSRTNADVEPAPRASIVRIPLPKGKVEPFASGLRNPVGLAFEPNTGILYTVVNERDQLGDDLVPDYLARVRQGDFFGWPYAYLSPHLLDPRLLVHHHVQKPNLVDTTRTPDVLFQAHSAPLGLAFPSGRPQFPERYLHGAFVALHGSWNRSEPTGYKIVFVPFGNDHRPQGFYEDFLTGFLSEGEHPKTWGRPVGLLFLPDGSLLFSDDANGFLYRITYERDAER; via the coding sequence ATGATCCGCATCCCTTCCCGACCCCTCCACTGGCTCTTCACCGCGGCCGTCTGCCTTTCGATCCCCGTCGCCCTTCCGGCTCGGGCCACGGAAATCTTTACGGAAGCCTTCACGCCCACCCCGATTTCCATCAACCTGGCCGATCTCCCCAAGCCCTTCTCCACACCCAGCGCCAGCTACGAACCTCCCGTGGTGCCCCCACCGGCACAACCTTCGCTCCGCCTGCCGGCGGGCTTTCAGGTTTCCGTGTTTGCTCGTGACCTGGAGGAGCCGAGGTGGCTTGCCCTGACCCCGGAAGGAGGAATCCTCGTGACCGAATCCGCAGCCGGCCGAATCCGCCTCCTGGAAGGATTGCGCGAGGATGGGAGCGCCGAACGCGGCTCGGTTTTCGCCACTCCGGAGAATGGCCTCAATCTCCCCTTCGGGATGGCTTTTGCCCAGGGCCGGTTTTTCGTGGCGAACACCGATGCGATCCTCGCCTTCTCCTACCAGAGGGGCCAGCGCCGGTTGGGAGGCCGTGGCGAACGCATCGCCCCGCTCCCGGGAGGCGGACACTGGACCCGGGCTCTCGCCCTCTCCCCCGACGAGCGTCGGTTGTATGTCTCGATCGGCTCCCGGACCAATGCTGACGTCGAGCCGGCTCCGCGAGCTTCGATCGTGCGGATTCCCCTGCCGAAAGGGAAAGTGGAACCCTTTGCATCGGGCCTGCGCAACCCGGTCGGCCTCGCCTTCGAGCCGAATACGGGCATCCTCTACACGGTCGTCAATGAACGCGACCAACTCGGCGATGACCTAGTGCCTGACTATCTGGCGCGAGTCCGACAAGGGGACTTCTTCGGTTGGCCGTATGCCTATCTTTCCCCTCATCTCCTTGACCCCAGGCTTCTTGTCCATCATCATGTGCAAAAGCCCAACTTGGTCGATACCACGCGCACTCCGGACGTGCTCTTCCAGGCGCATTCGGCTCCGCTAGGGCTGGCTTTCCCCTCGGGCCGGCCGCAATTTCCGGAACGATACCTTCACGGAGCTTTCGTAGCCTTGCACGGCTCCTGGAATCGTAGTGAGCCCACCGGCTACAAGATCGTCTTCGTTCCCTTTGGGAACGACCACCGCCCCCAAGGCTTCTACGAAGACTTCCTGACCGGTTTCCTGAGCGAGGGAGAGCACCCCAAGACGTGGGGGCGGCCAGTTGGCCTCCTCTTCCTACCGGATGGGAGCCTTCTCTTCTCTGACGACGCCAACGGCTTTCTCTATCGGATCACCTACGAAAGAGACGCCGAGCGTTGA
- a CDS encoding YbhB/YbcL family Raf kinase inhibitor-like protein → MKITSPSFANGQPLPRDCGYRQGNRNPELLIAEIPAGTRSLSLIMDDPDAPGGSFVHWLVWNLPPSTAKLLPGKLPPGARVGRNQFGNDRYDGPAPPSGTHHYFFRCFALDQPLALPAGVERRALEQAMRGHLLAEADLMGTFAACGH, encoded by the coding sequence ATGAAAATCACCTCGCCTTCCTTTGCCAACGGTCAGCCGCTCCCTCGCGACTGCGGCTATCGCCAGGGGAATCGGAATCCCGAGCTGCTCATCGCAGAGATCCCCGCCGGCACACGTTCGCTCTCCCTCATCATGGACGATCCCGATGCCCCCGGGGGCTCTTTCGTTCACTGGCTGGTCTGGAATCTTCCTCCGTCCACTGCGAAGCTCCTTCCGGGCAAGCTGCCACCAGGAGCCCGCGTCGGACGCAACCAGTTTGGGAACGACCGCTATGACGGGCCAGCGCCCCCGAGCGGCACCCACCACTACTTCTTTCGGTGCTTCGCCCTTGACCAGCCGCTCGCCCTTCCTGCGGGCGTGGAGCGCCGAGCCTTGGAACAGGCAATGAGAGGACACCTTCTCGCGGAAGCCGACTTGATGGGCACCTTCGCGGCCTGCGGCCACTGA
- a CDS encoding RDD family protein — MRMRMRRHAPIRSTHHPRMAEEPSADVDLALWKRLVVGLVDMAVACALLPPAFFLCAEILLLAIPEMAGASSSAMRSACSLFSVAVLALWAVVAAVYYGQPDTIGCRAMRVAWLDFGFPDQRRERTIRGAALALALPFAFFLNCVLVERVLDERLAPVAEGWRWPRRAPHWRRIAAGLADGVLLFGGLAMASSALNPGTKAAWRLLCLIPFAWLAYGACAERWLGGSLGHFLFGLRVVEAQTGDPIGLARAIKRNASKMLGLSIAVADSCDAAVVTRRQMAAMRESAREPSQPDGRIAKA, encoded by the coding sequence ATGCGGATGCGCATGCGACGGCATGCGCCGATCCGATCGACGCACCATCCGCGCATGGCCGAGGAACCATCCGCCGACGTCGATCTCGCGCTCTGGAAGCGACTTGTGGTTGGCCTGGTCGACATGGCGGTCGCTTGCGCGTTATTGCCGCCAGCGTTCTTCCTGTGCGCGGAGATCTTGCTGCTGGCCATCCCGGAGATGGCCGGAGCATCCAGTTCCGCAATGCGGTCGGCCTGCTCCCTGTTCAGCGTGGCGGTCCTGGCTCTGTGGGCCGTGGTCGCTGCGGTCTATTACGGCCAGCCGGACACCATCGGCTGCCGCGCGATGCGCGTCGCATGGTTGGATTTCGGCTTTCCGGACCAAAGGCGGGAACGGACGATCCGCGGCGCGGCGCTCGCGCTGGCGCTTCCATTTGCGTTCTTTCTCAACTGCGTTCTCGTGGAGCGCGTCCTGGATGAAAGGCTGGCGCCGGTAGCGGAAGGCTGGAGATGGCCGCGGCGCGCTCCGCATTGGAGGCGGATCGCGGCCGGATTGGCGGATGGCGTTCTGCTGTTCGGCGGATTGGCGATGGCGTCCTCCGCCTTAAATCCGGGAACGAAGGCCGCCTGGAGGCTCTTGTGCCTGATTCCGTTCGCGTGGTTGGCCTACGGAGCGTGCGCCGAGCGCTGGCTTGGAGGCTCCCTCGGCCATTTCCTCTTTGGCCTGCGCGTCGTCGAGGCGCAAACCGGCGATCCCATCGGCCTGGCACGGGCGATCAAGCGGAACGCCTCCAAGATGCTCGGCTTGAGCATCGCCGTGGCGGATTCCTGCGACGCGGCCGTGGTCACCCGGCGGCAGATGGCGGCAATGCGGGAATCCGCCAGGGAGCCAAGCCAACCGGATGGGCGCATAGCCAAGGCATGA
- a CDS encoding DUF4242 domain-containing protein, whose translation MPRYIIEREIPGAGKLSPRELAGISEKSCSVLDAMGPQIQWLHSYVTDDKIYCVYLAPNEQAIREHAQKGGFPANRICEIRDLISPYSARSA comes from the coding sequence ATGCCACGTTATATCATTGAGCGAGAGATCCCCGGGGCCGGAAAACTCTCTCCCCGGGAACTCGCCGGAATTTCCGAAAAATCATGCTCGGTCCTGGATGCGATGGGCCCGCAAATCCAGTGGCTGCACAGTTACGTCACCGACGACAAGATCTATTGCGTCTATCTGGCCCCCAACGAGCAGGCGATCCGCGAACATGCCCAAAAGGGGGGCTTCCCCGCGAATCGCATCTGCGAAATTCGGGATCTGATCAGCCCTTATTCCGCCCGCTCGGCTTAG
- a CDS encoding ammonium transporter yields MVVTRFKRWLLMLIACLAMGGALQSEARAAMPMMGGEILNWASWQGTPFFAAEEPSMEARVAGLEAYILNGDPSGSKVSGVPGPGHNAWLMTSSALVLFMTLPGLALFYGGLVRSRNVLSVLAQCLGIAGLVTILWWAVGYSLVFGTSFGSSALGPFLGGSEFFFLKGVDSVPNAGYSIWVSQNVYCMFQLMFAIITPALILGAIAERMNYGALLLFLTFWMLFVYFPLAHMVWGGTGLMNGAFNAAARIPAVDFAGGTVVHMSSGWSGLILCLLLGRRIGYGKEPILPHSMVLCMVGASMLWIGWYGFNAGSAGAADVIAANAFTTTTLATAVASFTWGMLEYALKGKPSVLGFSTGAVAGLVCITPACGFVDSTGSVIIGVLAAVVPYLACVKLKKALGYDDALDTFGVHGVGGTLGAFLTGVLATAKVNGNLSNGAVAGKNGLAALVSHHTLYWAQLKAIVITIGLSVSVTVVLALLVKLFVSLRVPAEVETQGLDTVQHGEEGYAI; encoded by the coding sequence ATGGTTGTCACTCGATTCAAACGCTGGTTGCTCATGCTCATTGCCTGTCTGGCGATGGGCGGTGCTCTGCAGTCCGAAGCAAGAGCGGCGATGCCCATGATGGGTGGCGAGATCCTCAATTGGGCGTCATGGCAAGGAACGCCCTTCTTCGCTGCCGAAGAGCCCAGCATGGAAGCGCGGGTTGCGGGGCTCGAGGCCTACATCCTCAACGGGGATCCTTCGGGAAGCAAGGTGAGTGGGGTGCCGGGACCGGGGCACAACGCCTGGCTGATGACTTCCTCAGCGTTGGTGCTCTTCATGACCCTGCCGGGCCTCGCCCTCTTTTACGGGGGTCTCGTTCGCTCCCGGAATGTGCTGTCGGTCCTGGCGCAATGCTTGGGGATCGCGGGGCTGGTAACGATTCTCTGGTGGGCGGTGGGCTATAGCCTTGTCTTCGGCACGAGCTTTGGCTCAAGCGCACTCGGGCCCTTTTTGGGGGGGAGCGAGTTCTTCTTCCTCAAGGGGGTGGACTCGGTTCCCAACGCTGGCTATTCAATCTGGGTTTCGCAGAACGTCTACTGCATGTTCCAGCTGATGTTCGCCATCATTACCCCGGCCCTGATCCTGGGAGCGATCGCGGAGAGGATGAATTACGGGGCGTTGCTGCTTTTTCTCACGTTTTGGATGCTCTTCGTCTACTTTCCCCTCGCCCATATGGTCTGGGGAGGCACCGGCTTGATGAACGGCGCCTTCAACGCGGCGGCTCGGATCCCCGCAGTGGACTTCGCCGGCGGCACCGTGGTGCACATGTCGTCGGGTTGGTCGGGATTGATTCTCTGCCTGCTGCTCGGCCGGAGGATCGGGTACGGGAAGGAGCCGATCCTGCCGCATAGCATGGTCCTCTGCATGGTAGGGGCCAGCATGCTCTGGATCGGCTGGTACGGCTTCAATGCGGGAAGCGCCGGAGCCGCGGACGTAATCGCCGCCAACGCGTTCACTACGACGACGCTGGCCACCGCAGTGGCTTCGTTCACCTGGGGGATGCTCGAATACGCCCTGAAAGGGAAGCCAAGTGTGCTGGGGTTCAGCACCGGAGCGGTCGCGGGCTTAGTCTGCATTACGCCGGCCTGCGGATTCGTCGATTCGACGGGATCGGTGATCATCGGGGTGCTGGCTGCTGTGGTCCCCTACTTGGCTTGCGTGAAGCTCAAGAAGGCTTTGGGGTATGACGACGCGCTCGATACCTTCGGAGTGCACGGGGTAGGGGGGACGCTGGGGGCGTTTCTGACCGGAGTCCTGGCCACGGCCAAGGTCAACGGCAACCTGAGCAACGGAGCCGTGGCCGGAAAGAACGGACTAGCAGCACTCGTTAGTCATCACACGCTCTACTGGGCACAGCTCAAGGCGATCGTCATCACGATCGGGTTGTCGGTGAGCGTGACCGTAGTCCTGGCTCTGCTCGTGAAGCTCTTTGTCAGCTTGCGGGTGCCGGCCGAGGTGGAAACGCAGGGCCTCGATACGGTACAGCACGGCGAGGAAGGTTACGCAATCTAA